The Panicum virgatum strain AP13 chromosome 3N, P.virgatum_v5, whole genome shotgun sequence genome includes the window GATGGTAGCGTGCTGATGTGCCAAGAGCTAAGCCAAGGGCATCTGATTCTGTTCTGAAGAAAGATTAGAGCTCAGtgcgcgtttagttccaaaaatttttCACCTCAAAATTTGTGATTTTTCCTTtagacacatgtatgaagcactaaatgtaattaaataacaaaactaattacacaatttggatgtacacgacgagacgaatcttttgagcctaattagtgcatgattagccataaatactacagtaacctacatgtgctaatgatgcggttaaaggtctcaaaagattcgtctcgcggtttccggTTTCCAAgtaagttctgaaattagttttttaattagtgtccgaaaaaccctcccgataTCTGGTCAAATCGTTGACGTGACACCAAAAaagaactaaacggccccttacTATTTGTTTGCTAAGTGGAAGAACATGACTCGATCTTGTGGCGCGTTTACACACACACATTTGCTGAAGTGACGCTGACAGCTGAAGCCAAAAAAAACTTGTAGCAACACATTTCGCTGATTCTCAGACAAGGCCAATGCAAGCCCTGTGCTCCTAGTACCTAATTACTAACATAATCTACACGACCTGCAGCAAGCAAAACAGCAGCTAATTCTTAACATTAGAATGTAGATACCATGTACAGACTAAACTAGGCATTGCAGCTAATTAAATAAACACGATCCGCGCAGCCATTATTTCCATATAATACAGGCCGATCGGATCCGGTCCATCATCTTCTCCGATCACAGCTCGCTCCCTCTGTCAGAATTCATCTTGTCCCTGATCGAATCCGAACCCAACAAGGTCGTCGAGGTCGAACGTTCCATCGTCGAGGTGCGCCATGTCTGCGACTGCGAAGCCACCGCCGTAGCAGTGCTGCAGGCCGGAGGTCACGTCCCCCTGGTCCGGCCCGGGCGTCGCGACGGCgttccgcgccgcctccgcggccgccgagcTCCCCGCGGGGGTCAGGCTGCTCAGcacctcctcctgctcgccggcgccggcgccggcgccggcctcctgcTTCAGGGGCCGCAGCCCCGCCAGCAGCGCGGCGCCCTTGTGGTCGCCCTGCTGGCTGGTGTtcccggtggtggtggtgctggccgTGGTGGCGCTGGCGTTGGGCGCGAAGCTGATGAGGCGGGAGCCGGCGTGGAGCTCGTCGGACGAGTGGAGCACGACCGGCGCGATGGCGGCGGGGTCCCGGCAGGTGTGCACGCCGATGTAGGTGACCCTGAAGGCATCCGGGTCGTCGTCGCAGCGCTGCACCTGCCGCTGCGCCGCGCACTGCTGGTCGTACTTGTGCGTGCACCGGAAGTAGGCCCTGTGCCGAGCACCAACGCATCATCATCAGCGACTTTTTTGTGACCAGTTAATCCGTCACGCTAGGACCACTTGTATTTTGCATACAACTAATAATTATATACTCCTGTATAATAATTGGAGGGCAGGAACGTACTTTGGGTGCTTGGAGTTTTGTATCTCCTTCTGCCCGTACTTGCGCCAGGCGTGCCCATCCTCAATATCCTTGATGGTCACCGTAACAGTGGATGAATTGTGGGCTCTGCACGCACAGGACAGATTTTTAATGGAACGCACATTTCAATAAAAAAATACCAATTTGTGTTTGTTAACATAAATTATAAACAAGTTGGATTAGATTAACCATATGTAGatcctgtttagtttccaaaaattttcctaTCATACCCGTCCCATCAAATCTTCGGACATATACATGAAGTGCTAAATGCAAAAATAACTACCTATACGGTTCAACTAAAAAtgacga containing:
- the LOC120665907 gene encoding probable WRKY transcription factor 54, translated to MVAMAAAAAPYAQVMEDMRRGRDLATQLQALLRDSPEAGRLVDRILHAMSRTIETARAAAAAEEGSEGQSEVTCSGSGAGKRKAAGGGGDKRAACRRRAHNSSTVTVTIKDIEDGHAWRKYGQKEIQNSKHPKAYFRCTHKYDQQCAAQRQVQRCDDDPDAFRVTYIGVHTCRDPAAIAPVVLHSSDELHAGSRLISFAPNASATTASTTTTGNTSQQGDHKGAALLAGLRPLKQEAGAGAGAGEQEEVLSSLTPAGSSAAAEAARNAVATPGPDQGDVTSGLQHCYGGGFAVADMAHLDDGTFDLDDLVGFGFDQGQDEF